GAAAATGTAGGATTCTTTGCGTTTCTCCGCTTGTTTAGCCGTTCTCCATACCACATGATAGCACCACAATGAGAACAGTTGTAGTCCGGATCACCTTCATCTAAGTACTCTACAaaaatcaaatatcaaaatagAAACATGCTTAAATTAGACGAAGATGAACACGAAATGTGTTAATGAATCAAGAAAACACACAGAATCAATACCGTTTTCACTAAAACACTTTTGGTTAGGTGGTTTTGGCGCCTTTACAACACCAACAATATGTTCTGAATTAGGTGCCACTCTCTCACTATTGTTTGGCTCAACCTCTGGCTCATAATCCATAGGATCATCTAAATCAGAGTCCCCATTTTCAGTATCAGTATTCTCTAGAGAAGAACATTCAAAAACTTGCTGGCTATCTGTATCAATGAAccctgagaaaaaaaaattcaattatttgtAAGTCCCGTCAAGAGTTAAAAAACCGTACTCTTGATAAAAGATTGGCTACCTCCAAACAAATCAGTTCCGACTaatccatcttcttcttgtatGGACTGAGCTGATGGATCAAATGTAGATGACGATGATATGCATTTTTTTTCCGTCAGATGTGCTATATTAGTAATGTCTTTCAATACATTTCTTGAACTTCTGGTTTGATGGTATCCCTTAGTTCTCATAGATTCAAAACTCCTCTTTTGTAGATCCTCTGTTATAATATTAAAGAAAGTTAAAATGAGTTTGAAAAATGAACAGGTTAGAGCATATATACAGATATCACCCAAACAAACACTTACTTGATAATGAGGTCAAGCATCTGCTTAACACTGGGGTGTCATTCACTTGGTCTTTTATCTTTTCGAGACCttagaaacattagaaattgaAATACATTTTATAGAACTACCAAATTGTACATGATGATAGTTAATAGGTCATTTTAGATGAATCACTTACCAAGGATACATCTTCTTTTATTTAAAGGTGTTTGTGGTGAAAGCTTGCGTATTTGTTGATATGGAGGAATAGTGTAGTTTGGAACATGTTGATTCTCAATAGTTTCGAAGAGTCTAAAGTAAATTGAACTTAATGGAATCGGCTGGATTGAGATGAGATTAGAAAACCTCTGAATCTCTTCAAGGTTAGGCATATCACTGCATGATgcggttttgtttttttttggcagtGTCAAATCCTTCATGGACGTTTCCTCTCTTGCGATTCATCAGTTGAGTGATTGGATCAAGGAATGTTCCTTGTACGACCACAAGGAAGAAAAAATTGTGGGAAGAATGGGAAAGCAACAGATTAGATTTGCATATATTGAGGTAATCTCTTAATTTTCGGGGTGTAATTTAAGATTGACAATATATACTTAGCTTAAAGTTAGGATAATAGTTATAATTAGGAAGTTTAATTAGTAATTGTTATTTCTAAACATCTGTAACATTAATTGGGGTTTGTATGACATTTATATAGATTCCTACTCTGACTGCATGTAAATAGATATTGCTTTTGTTAGTAAAAGTACAGATGCATGAGTCACAAAGATGGAGCAGATTCGAACATTCATACTCTTTAAGACAAGTACACTATTCTAAACAATGTTATTCTTTTGTCAGTTTGAGACATTTAGATTTACGCAAGTTAGTATAGTTTTACTTTAGAACTATAAgagttgattggttagttaggtTGTTGTGTGAACTGAATACGATTGTTTTGATTAGTAATTAGtcattaaattatattagtttaaattaaattttgaaacataaactaaaaatataggATGCATCTAATATATCTCATCATTTTAATGCAATCCACATAAAAACCCAGCTTATTATTAAATATAGGAAATtcaaataacacaaaaaaacaaaaaaaaaaaaacagaaagccTCAAATCGAAAGTACGGAATAAATCAAAGCATAACAACTTGAAAATAGGGAAAGGAGTCCGATATCGGAAAGAAACTTCTTAGATCTTCAGCCTAATCATTCTTGATCTTCTCTTGTTTGATGATCTTGATGCATTGTTTCTTAGAAGAAGATGTTAGGTCCTGTAGGTCGTAATTATCTTCCTTGCGCTTTGTTATAGGAGTTGGACACTCATCAAATGAAATTTGATCCAACATCATGGCCTAAatccatttaaaattttaggttttgttAGAAACTATGATAACACACACAGTAATAAAAACATGTAAGGCAAAcacttaataaataaaaaaatatacttacTGATCCAGATGACATGGTGGAAGAAGTAGTGACCATATCAGAATTAAATTGAGAGTCAGTCTCGATAGTAAGAACTTTATCTCCAGTACAAACCTCTAAAACAACAAAAGTGTATGAACTATTTGTGACATTGTCTGAGGTTATGGAAATACCAAAACAGAAAGACTTTCCAACCAAACTAAGAATAGGTTCTGATAGTATCTCTGGATCTTCAGTCTGATAGAAAGAAGAAATATAAGGAGTTAAATCTTAACTATTATCGTGGGAAAAAGTAACAGCAAAACacaaattcatataaaaatatacctCCTCATAAGAGCCATCCCATAATTCTTCAGCATCCACTGCAACGATAGACTTACCAACAGAGCCTAGCAACATCAAATTACATGTTGCAGAGTCATCTTTGACAACCAAATGTAGCTtgaatctattaaaaaaaaacaaaaactcaggATATAGAAAGAATAAttggataaaataaaatacgtaAACTCACAAGAATTAGTTTAAGTAAATATCACAACTTACTTGGGTCCAACCGTATTGATATTTGAACGACAATGTTCACAACGAAACAAAGGCTTATCTTTCTTTGTCATCCTTCCATAATCCACATTAGGAATCTTATTGACACGTTTTTGGTGTCGGTTACAACCAATGTAGAACCAAGACCAATCTGTATCTATTGCTTCAATAGTACATATGATTTTGCAAATCTCCAcctaaacattttataaaattaaaaacgatTTGTTTTACAATGCTCATAACCAAAATGTACCTGAGTGGTCTCAGCGGCTTCTGAAATTGTTTTGATCTCAGCATCATTCCAGTTGTATAAATGCTTTTTACCATCTTTCTTTCCAGATGGTTTTTGGACCAGAGCAACAGAGAGATCGTCATTTGACAGCCTTAAATGCATTAAGATCAGTAAAATTTagacattttaaaaattagatataaaAGATACgcatgtaataatatataaatcataagaaaagaaaaaccttTCAGTAAAATGGGTAGGTTCAGGGATCATCGGATTCAGGAACAGACGTGAAGCATCAACAACATTTTTTCTCTCTAGTTTCTTTTTCTCCAACCTCTCACTAGAACTAGAACCTCTAGAAAAGCATGTGGTTTCAGTGGTTGGTAGCGGTACCGTCGTCGGTCACCaccaacttttttatttttgttgtaaaTATTCGATCCATGGATCGATCTATATTTCCGCTAAGTCGGTTTTTTTGTCTTTGCTATGggaatttttgttttcccaaggcgattttaaaatgtaaactTCAACTAAATCAAAACCACTTATCACTCTTATCTTttttatgatttggttgaataaagCTATATACGGTTTTCTTTAGTATATATTTGGATTCCGATTAGTTTGAGCTAGGTTGTCTTCATCTCTTTTCCTTGGAAATCAGTCTCTATCTGTTTTTAGAGCCGGTGATGGCATAGCGACAGAGCTTTCAGGTtttgaatgatgatgatgatgatgatgatgatgatgatgatgatgatgatgatggattAAGATTCGATCGACTCAAAAGAGACTCGGTAAAGCTGGCGTAAATAAACTGAGAGTAATAACCCAATGGGGTAGAGTCTTTCAGTTAAGATGTCGTTTGAAGACGGAGGATAATAGAGAAGCTAGAAGATGACCATGCATGCACAGTTTCAAGTGGTCTTCAAGGCGAGCGCCTCGGTGCGCCATGGCGCATGGCGCAAGGCACATACCTCATCGCCATGGAGCACAATGCGCCTTTTTAAACACAGGTCTAACATGATGGTCTGTGACGTTCGTCACagttccggctttgacagcgagtctaatcgatccataggccatggtcgttttTCCCGAAAGTCCTAGCAGTGGGCTTGGGCATTTCGTGACTTCTGATTGATTGATCCCCATCTTTtcaagagtgtctttgaagatgatatcggccgagcttccggtatcgattagcactctagcgacgtcgatatctcgaatcatcaactcgataacaaaaggagatcgtttcgaggtttggatCGATCGATCGTTTCTCccccccttgaatgagatgacgttcgcACACATCGAATCTTGCATACCGTTCTTGATCGTTGAGTGgattttgcgggttagattgatccgtgggaaccgaaattgtgggaactgtgggaaccaaaatttgcactgtcgatttccgtttaaataaggaaactaggaaaaccctaatttcccagaggacccggatatctgctaattaccacacgtcaagcaatcagaacacgagaataacaacgataaagtataagaaatcgaaaaagagagcaaagaagatcttattccgaatttgcgtatgagcgtttacaacaaggtacaagcctgggctcgagagctgtcggcgagattcctagttctagtaaccctaagacggctaaacctaattgagtcgcagctcgaaataacaaaaacggaaaattgcctaaattgctctaagtgctaagtttgctctgaaaaagttctcctcccATGCTCCTCGcataggactccttatatactagctccaaggtcggtttacgcttttactcttctgcccttaagccgtcatagcataaaaatggagatattccatttttccagatcttcacaattatcttcaaaacttccgtatttatccgcggaaacttgacatttatccttccatgtgggccaagcgtaaaccatgctgtggtttacgggcttttggttaggaaaattgtaggatgggcctcgagtcgtgttttaggtacctttgggccgtcttccgactcgacacgtttactaagaattttccgcggtttctaatccgtgaagtttgatcgatgagttagaatagcggaaaacatggactgagcttgctacggtcttcgggagatggcattcgaagatttgacgagaatgcatggattgatgtctgtcgatgttcggaagagttcaatcgctacacagcgaccgaacttcggctcgagcccggtcgctacgtagcgaccgagcgggacgagcgctcggttgctacatagcgaccgagctttggcttgagctcggtcgctacgtagcgaccgagcatgacgagcgctcggtcgctatgtagcgaccgagctttggcttgagctaggtcgctacgtagcgaccgagcgggacgaacgctcggtcgctacgtagcgtccgagctttggctcgagctcggtcgctacgtagcgaccgagcgggacgatcgctcggtcgctacatagcgaccgaactttggctcgagctcggtcgctacgtagcgtccgagctttggcttgagctcggtcgctacgtagcgtccgagctttggctcgagctcggtcgctacgtagcgtccgagctttggctcgagtgGGAccatcgctcggtcgctacgtagcgaccgagctttggcttgagctcggtcgctacgtatcgcccgagcgggatgatcgctcggtcgctacgtagcgaccgagctttggctcgagctcggtcgctacgtagcgaccgagccttggcttgagctcggttgctacgtagcgaccgagcgggacgaacgctcggtcgctacgtagcgatcgagcgggacgatcgctcggtcgctatgtagcgaccgagctttggctcgaacttggtcgctacgtagtgacctagcgggacgagcgctcggtcgctacgtatcgaccgagctttggctcgagctcggtcgctatgtagcgaacgagcgggacgagcgctcggtcgctatgtagcgaccgagcgggacgagcgctcggtcgctacgtagcgaccgagcgggacgatcgctacgtagcgaccgagcgggacgatcgctcggtcgctacgtagcgaccgagatttggctcgagctcggtcgctaaccGTCTATCTTTTTCCTGTCgcaatttcttcctgattcgtatcgatgtaaagtccgcgataggttctcggcttatacgacttgtttgatacgaatcgagcatcgctccggagaccggaagtgctagaccaaaatttcagatttcttttatagcgctattatccttgtgtcggatgtaagagagtcatctccgtgagatggctatgtctgtttaggacgtttgtgagttcgatgtgatcagcatcggacttggtggcgcgtgccgttgttttgaatattttgcgcaaaataagtgttagtgtgtgcatatatatgtCTTTTTTGTGACGGAGGTTTCGTCTGCTCGGAGGAAATAAactttgaggcatcttttgtgacgtctcgcgatgctaaaggttgcTTCTCCTAAGCGGCCGACTAATTTCCGAAGACCTCGTTCTGATTTtacgggtgaggatgttttgaaaacaccaagagcgtggtaagaagttttttcgattttttgggagtatacgagtatacgtacccacttccccccccccccctttttaatgaggggggacagctgaatttgccttttgacaaactgcctacgtactccttgcggagatcaagccgtctcgtagttcagtgattgcgagttggtttgtttagtgatagtattttttgagatgcatcgcgttccaggttctaggaatttttatgccttgcatgttggctatttcgtaagaacctggtcggacgactttttcaattttataggggccttcccagtttgctccgagttttcccacgtttcgttcagcggtgttttggaagactttgcgaaggaccagatctccctgattgaacctacgattccgtacgttggaattatagtattttgcagcggcgtgctggtagttttgaattcggatgagcgctcgatctcagcgctcgttaatgaggtcgagatcatccaagagcatagcattgttgagttcctctcgttcgggtaataaccttcttcgaacatcgggaaattctacttccgCGAGAATCATGCATTACGTGCCGTATACCAgagcgaagggagtttctcccgttgctcgtcttggggtggtacggtgagaccagaggactccctcgagttcgtcggcccatctgCGTTTTTTGGCCTCTAAACGTTTCTTCAGTCtgtcgagaatggtcttgttgattgtttcagcctgtccgttgcactgcggatatctgggagttgacttgttgagtcgtattttctatttttcgcagaatgcctcgaatcgggtggagatgaactgagatccgttatcggttacgatctcgtaaggaactccatgcctacagatgatgtttttccatacgaaattctcgacttggacgtcctttatacttgcgtacgagtccgcctctacccatcggtaaggactagaaggaaacgcttttgctttgaattatgcagaggtccgacaatatccatggcccagcgcataaaggggaagggcgatgtgatggaggaaagaacttcggccggttgtcggatggttggtgcatgtctttggcatttttcgcattttcgtgcgaatttctcacaatctccgatcattgttggccaatagtatccATGACGTTTGATTTTTacggctagtgatcttccgccggaatggttcCCGCAggagccggaatgtatttcctccattacttttctcgccttttctccttccaggcacgtcatcagtggtccggagaatctgcatttgtagatttcgccgtccaTTGTTACGTAGCGCGCAGCCTGTGTTCGGACCttgcgagctgcccatttttcggcgggcagttgcccgtcgacaatgtagtctcgaatcgtcgGAAACCAtggggtatcgcagccgtaatcagattgctccgatggtggtggtatcgcgttttcttcttcctcgtcatcttgaccctctatgagattgacgacgattggtggtccgatgctcatatgttcgatgaactcgaccggaattacccttttgagtccgggatcggaacttgatgctagggccgcgagggcgtccgcctggacgttctcggaacgggggatccgcgtaagggcaaaacagtcaaagtcttgagctagaccttggactagtttgaggtacgcgtccatcctttcgtctctggcttcatactctccgctgaattgactggccactaactgggagtcgcagtaagcgtggaggttacgtatttttaagccgtgagccaaacgtagcCCTGCGATTAAttcttcgtattcggcctcgttgtttgaggcatggaattccagctgaacgattgttccaagatctcgctcgttggagatgtgagacggattCCGATACctgatccttgcttggatgaggatccgtcgacgtggaggagtcaggtggaatttggttcctcattggttattgttcccgttggaagttcgaccaagaagtctgcgagcacttgtgattttgcgctcgtcctcggtcggtattcgatgtcatactcgctcaactcgactGCCCACTTAGCCAgtcggcctgattgacttgggctatgcaaaattgtccgtaagggaaaagtcgtgaggatgacgattGTGTGggtggaaatatggtcttagttttcgggccgatgttacgaccgcgcatgccaatttttccatcaatggatacctagattcggcatccagcaaggttgtgcctatgtagaaaataggtttctgctccccgcgttcttccctgatcaagACTACGCTTACGGCCGTTGCCGAcacagcgatgtacaagaataaaggctccccttccacaagttttgcgaggactggaggagtagctaaataacgcttcagctgttggaaggcgttttcacactcttccgaccattcgaattttttatttcctcgcaggacgtcgtagaagggcaggcacttatctgttgatcgtgaaataaatcggttaagcgctgcgattctgccggtcagtctttggacttcccgcttattctttggtgaagccatctcgattagtgcgttgatctgttttggatttgcttcgatgccgcggtatgtgaccaagtagccgaggaattcccctgatgccacggcgaatctacattttgccgggttgagcttcatgttatgggaatttagttgtgcaaagcattcttcgagatgtgacacgtgatctcttgctttgagggatttgacgagcatgtcgtcgatataaacttccatcgtttttccgagttgtttggagaacattcggttcacgagtcgttggtaagttgctccagcgtttttgaggccgaagggcattaccttatagcaataagtttcgcgatcggtaatgaacgcagtcttctcacgatcgtcgggattcatcctaatttgattataacctgagaaggcatccatgaaggataagagttcgttgcccgctgttgcttctaccaatcgatcaatatgtggtagagggaagctatcctttggacatgccttgtttaggtcggtaaaatctacgcaaactcgccacttcccgtttttctttttgactactacggggttggcgagccagtctgggtatcttacttctcttatcgacccaactttaagcaatttttcgacctcatcgtttactgcggcagcacgttcgggtcctagcttccgtcttttctgtttgacgggtttgaatgttgggtcgatattcagctcgtgacatgttatgttaatgtcgattcccggcatatcttccgcagcccatgcgaaagta
The nucleotide sequence above comes from Brassica napus cultivar Da-Ae chromosome A9, Da-Ae, whole genome shotgun sequence. Encoded proteins:
- the LOC106421079 gene encoding uncharacterized protein LOC106421079, producing MAMRLSNDDLSVALVQKPSGKKDGKKHLYNWNDAEIKTISEAAETTQVEICKIICTIEAIDTDWSWFYIGCNRHQKRVNKIPNVDYGRMTKKDKPLFRCEHCRSNINTVGPKFKLHLVVKDDSATCNLMLLGSVGKSIVAVDAEELWDGSYEETEDPEILSEPILSLVGKSFCFGISITSDNVTNSSYTFVVLEVCTGDKVLTIETDSQFNSDMVTTSSTMSSGSAMMLDQISFDECPTPITKRKEDNYDLQDLTSSSKKQCIKIIKQEKIKND